The following are encoded together in the Oncorhynchus nerka isolate Pitt River linkage group LG23, Oner_Uvic_2.0, whole genome shotgun sequence genome:
- the LOC115107108 gene encoding zinc-binding protein A33-like isoform X2 yields the protein MEASLSLLEEHLSCPVCCDIFRNPVVLKCSHSFCEECLRKYWKDLEIFLCPVCRRECSPEEPSQSLSLKSLCESFQRGSEKEKGSQDICQLHGEKLKLFCFDDKQLICVVCHISKKHKGHDCYPIEEALPDLKVQGQLGEEQIRGVFKKFYQFLEEEEAARIAALKKEQQLKYEVMRERMEKLTKNISMLSETIEVIKKDMETDDITFLQNYEAILVRAKCTPPDTAANAEMGPGAFIDMAKHVGCLTFKVWNSLIKIVDYYPVTMDPNTVSTKLILTDDLTTVTCCEEKQSLPDNPERFHVGVLGSEGFIKGKHFWDVEVGDSDNWSLGVAKESIVRKKLVKLDPVSGLWTIRYINGKYRAGVKSRQEIKVDECPQVIRVCLDCDKGEVTFSDPTMSNTLYTFKHTFTEKLFPYFSIGSLKSPLRLCKRPLTKVTVT from the exons ATGGAAGCCAGCTTGTCTCTCCTGGAGGAACACCTCTCTTGTCCCGTGTGTTGTGACATATTCAGAAACCCCGTCGTCCTCAAATGCAGCCACAGCTTCTGTGAGGAGTGTCTCCGGAAATACTGGAAGGACTTGGAGATTTTCCTGTGTCCTGTATGCAGGAGAGAGTGTTCTCCTGAGGAACCGAGCCAAAGTTTGTCCTTAAAGAGTCTCTGTGAATCGTTCCAGAGAGGAAGTGAAAAGGAGAAAGGATCTCAGGATATCTGCCAGCTGCATGGAGAGAAACTCAAACTCTTCTGTTTTGATGACAAACAGCTCATCTGTGTTGTCTGTCACATATCAAAGAAACATAAAGGCCATGACTGCTATCCCATTGAGGAGGCTCTGCCTGATTTGAAG GTCCAGGGCCAACTTGGAGAGGAGCAGATAAGGGGGGTGTTTAAGAAATTTTACCAGTTCCTAGAAGAAGAAGAGGCTGCCAGGATAGCTGCTCTGAAAAAGGAACAACAGCTGAAATATGAAGTGATGAGAGAAAGAATGGAGAAGTTGACCAAGAATATCTCAATGCTTTCTGAGACTATTGAAGTTATCAAAAAGGACATGGAGACAGATGATATCACATTCCTGCAG AACTACGAGGCCATTCTTGTCAG AGCCAAGTGCACACCTCCAGACACTGCTGCAAATGCTGAGATGGGGCCAGGAGCATTCATTGACATGGCCAAGCATGTTGGATGTCTGACGTTCAAAGTCTGGAACAGTCTGATTAAGATTGTTGACTACT ATCCTGTAACCATGGATCCAAACACAGTGTCCACAAAGCTCATCCTCACTGATGACCTCACCACTGTGACGTGCTGTGAGGAAAAGCAGAGTCTTCCAGACAATCCTGAAAGGTTTCATGTAGGAGTGTTGGGGTCTGAGGGCTTCATTAAAGGCAAACATTTCTGGGACGTTGAGGTAGGAGACAGCGATAACTGGTCTCTGGGAGTAGCCAAAGAGTCCATCGTGCGGAAGAAGCTAGTAAAACTGGATCCTGTGAGTGGATTGTGGACCATCAGATATATTAATGGGAAATACAGAGCAGGTGTGAAATCACGCCAAGAGATCAAGGTAGATGAATGCCCACAAGTGATCCGAGTATGTCTGGACTGTGACAAGGGGGAGGTCACATTCTCCGACCCCACTATGAGCAATACTCTGTACACCTTCAAACACACATTTACTGAAAAGCTGTTCCCATACTTTAGTATAGGCAGTCTTAAAAGCCCACTGCGCCTTTGTAAGAGACCCCTCACTAAGGTAACTGTGACGTGA
- the LOC115107108 gene encoding zinc-binding protein A33-like isoform X1, whose product MEASLSLLEEHLSCPVCCDIFRNPVVLKCSHSFCEECLRKYWKDLEIFLCPVCRRECSPEEPSQSLSLKSLCESFQRGSEKEKGSQDICQLHGEKLKLFCFDDKQLICVVCHISKKHKGHDCYPIEEALPDLKSEIKAPLQNKLGKMTTAKLEEENCVEHLMVQGQLGEEQIRGVFKKFYQFLEEEEAARIAALKKEQQLKYEVMRERMEKLTKNISMLSETIEVIKKDMETDDITFLQNYEAILVRAKCTPPDTAANAEMGPGAFIDMAKHVGCLTFKVWNSLIKIVDYYPVTMDPNTVSTKLILTDDLTTVTCCEEKQSLPDNPERFHVGVLGSEGFIKGKHFWDVEVGDSDNWSLGVAKESIVRKKLVKLDPVSGLWTIRYINGKYRAGVKSRQEIKVDECPQVIRVCLDCDKGEVTFSDPTMSNTLYTFKHTFTEKLFPYFSIGSLKSPLRLCKRPLTKVTVT is encoded by the exons ATGGAAGCCAGCTTGTCTCTCCTGGAGGAACACCTCTCTTGTCCCGTGTGTTGTGACATATTCAGAAACCCCGTCGTCCTCAAATGCAGCCACAGCTTCTGTGAGGAGTGTCTCCGGAAATACTGGAAGGACTTGGAGATTTTCCTGTGTCCTGTATGCAGGAGAGAGTGTTCTCCTGAGGAACCGAGCCAAAGTTTGTCCTTAAAGAGTCTCTGTGAATCGTTCCAGAGAGGAAGTGAAAAGGAGAAAGGATCTCAGGATATCTGCCAGCTGCATGGAGAGAAACTCAAACTCTTCTGTTTTGATGACAAACAGCTCATCTGTGTTGTCTGTCACATATCAAAGAAACATAAAGGCCATGACTGCTATCCCATTGAGGAGGCTCTGCCTGATTTGAAG AGTGAAATCAAGGCTCCTCTGCAGAACAAATTGGGAAAAATGACCACCGCCAAACTGGAAGAGGAAAACTGTGTGGAACACTTAATG GTCCAGGGCCAACTTGGAGAGGAGCAGATAAGGGGGGTGTTTAAGAAATTTTACCAGTTCCTAGAAGAAGAAGAGGCTGCCAGGATAGCTGCTCTGAAAAAGGAACAACAGCTGAAATATGAAGTGATGAGAGAAAGAATGGAGAAGTTGACCAAGAATATCTCAATGCTTTCTGAGACTATTGAAGTTATCAAAAAGGACATGGAGACAGATGATATCACATTCCTGCAG AACTACGAGGCCATTCTTGTCAG AGCCAAGTGCACACCTCCAGACACTGCTGCAAATGCTGAGATGGGGCCAGGAGCATTCATTGACATGGCCAAGCATGTTGGATGTCTGACGTTCAAAGTCTGGAACAGTCTGATTAAGATTGTTGACTACT ATCCTGTAACCATGGATCCAAACACAGTGTCCACAAAGCTCATCCTCACTGATGACCTCACCACTGTGACGTGCTGTGAGGAAAAGCAGAGTCTTCCAGACAATCCTGAAAGGTTTCATGTAGGAGTGTTGGGGTCTGAGGGCTTCATTAAAGGCAAACATTTCTGGGACGTTGAGGTAGGAGACAGCGATAACTGGTCTCTGGGAGTAGCCAAAGAGTCCATCGTGCGGAAGAAGCTAGTAAAACTGGATCCTGTGAGTGGATTGTGGACCATCAGATATATTAATGGGAAATACAGAGCAGGTGTGAAATCACGCCAAGAGATCAAGGTAGATGAATGCCCACAAGTGATCCGAGTATGTCTGGACTGTGACAAGGGGGAGGTCACATTCTCCGACCCCACTATGAGCAATACTCTGTACACCTTCAAACACACATTTACTGAAAAGCTGTTCCCATACTTTAGTATAGGCAGTCTTAAAAGCCCACTGCGCCTTTGTAAGAGACCCCTCACTAAGGTAACTGTGACGTGA